A portion of the Kazachstania africana CBS 2517 chromosome 2, complete genome genome contains these proteins:
- the MCM16 gene encoding Mcm16p (similar to Saccharomyces cerevisiae MCM16 (YPR046W); ancestral locus Anc_7.475): protein MIPEEKLRRIVELERKHTQLYHSLLESLDELYMVKAQGDGEPSGEIKLDQNQRHMLEIRRNLQMSMEKSATILKTLDRLNKIKKNEDVVNVEDMIAVRIKELMEDNFQIDSKITKLLSEQNKLLESLRTEKTKYRNLVERLQTVHPKHNRVTVENSSDSDTDADLDEERQLELENETIAELLVALKVYSGV from the coding sequence ATGATACCAGAGGAGAAATTACGGAGGATTGTAGAGCTAGAACGCAAACATACGCAGCTGTACCACAGTTTGCTGGAGTCTCTGGACGAATTGTACATGGTAAAGGCGCAAGGTGACGGTGAACCCAGCGGTGAGATAAAACTTGATCAAAACCAGCGACATATGTTGGAGATCAGAAGAAATCTGCAGATGTCGATGGAAAAGAGCGCAACTATATTGAAAACACTTGATAGACTGaacaaaatcaagaagaatGAGGATGTAGTCAATGTGGAAGATATGATAGCGGTGagaatcaaagaattgatGGAAGACAACTTCCAGATCGATAGCAAGATCACAAAGCTGCTTAGCGAACAAAACAAACTGTTGGAAAGTCTCAGAACAGAAAAAACCAAATACAGAAACCTCGTGGAACGGTTACAGACAGTCCATCCCAAGCACAATCGCGTCACAGTCGAGAACTCCTCGGATAGCGACACAGATGCAGACCTCGACGAGGAACGTCAACTGgaacttgaaaatgaaaccaTTGCAGAACTACTGGTGGCATTAAAAGTGTACTCCGGGGTCTGA
- the THP3 gene encoding Thp3p (similar to Saccharomyces cerevisiae YPR045C; ancestral locus Anc_7.471), whose amino-acid sequence MKPYNQVTPFALGKRKQSNNSSQHATNQESSIPMANMTQQNAFPQMVIPPPDFMPLIPPNSSSQLLFGGNMVQPKTSGILTKRPKIGNVEKWSMKSMSTTPDDFLEEERRRRRAARFGNNDTNVPRKKNTYDTIQDEEDFSDLNAISTKSHKFDKNIHIVGTCQNLEKSYLRLTSEPNPELVRPLNILKQAFTFVLNRYQKEHSYAYFCDQFKSIRQDLRVQMIENNFTIKVYQTHARVALENNDLGEFNQCQSRLLYLYETPTFISKKKRNAEEFTVYLILYYLLTDNANGITSLKLQLSLNEKTTLKSKNVQLAFNMATAKLTGNYHQFMKIYSTINGPAINIIDAFIEKERLKALDTICKSYMQLNLDFLWKELHFKNLLELITFLRSKNLLNYIVTKNEGMEDEFKYLGTKACRPIVSQLYLKSKKVDIKGQK is encoded by the coding sequence ATGAAGCCATATAACCAAGTGACGCCATTTGCTTTAGGTAAACGCAAACAAAGTAATAACTCATCTCAGCATGCTACAAATCAAGAATCGTCAATACCCATGGCTAATATGACCCAGCAAAACGCGTTCCCTCAAATGGTAATACCCCCACCAGATTTCATGCCCTTAATACCGCCTAACTCATCGAGTCAACTTCTTTTTGGTGGTAATATGGTACAACCGAAGACTTCAGGCATTTTGACTAAACGACCCAAGATTGGTAACGTTGAAAAATGGAGCATGAAAAGTATGTCTACCACACCTGATGACTTTCTTGAAGaggaaagaagaagaagaagggCCGCAAGGTTTGGCAATAACGATACAAACGTTCctagaaagaaaaatacatATGATACTATTCAGGATGAGGAAGATTTCTCAGACTTAAACGCAATTAGTACAAAATCCCATAAGTTCGATAAGAATATACATATCGTTGGTACATGCCAGAATTTAGAGAAGTCGTACTTAAGGCTGACTTCGGAACCAAATCCTGAGCTGGTCAGAcctttgaatattttgaagcaGGCTTTCACATTTGTTTTGAACAGATATCAAAAGGAACATTCATACGCATACTTCTGTGATCAATTTAAATCCATTAGACAAGATCTTAGAGTTCAAatgattgaaaataattttacGATAAAGGTTTATCAGACTCATGCAAGAGTTGCATTAGAGAATAATGACCTAGGTGAATTTAATCAATGTCAATCAAGGCTTCTATATCTGTATGAAACGCCAACTTTCatttcgaaaaaaaaaagaaatgctGAAGAGTTTACTGTCTATCTAATTCTCTATTATCTCTTAACAGATAATGCAAATGGTATAACGTCATTGAAGTTACAACTATCGTTGAACGAAAAGACAACTTTAAAGAGTAAAAATGTTCAATTGGCATTCAATATGGCGACGGCAAAGTTGACCGGAAACTATCATCAGttcatgaaaatatattcaacTATAAATGGTCCAGCCATAAATATAATCGACGCCTTcatagaaaaagaaaggcTTAAAGCACTGGATACAATTTGTAAAAGTTATATGCAACTTAATTTGGACTTCTTATGGAAGGAATTACATTTTAAAAATCTTTTGGAATTGATCACCTTTCTACGTTCTAAGAACCTGTTGAATTACATTGTTACTAAGAATGAAGGAatggaagatgaatttaaaTATCTCGGTACAAAGGCGTGTAGGCCCATTGTATCTCAactttatttgaaatcCAAAAAAGTCGATATTAAGGGCCAAAAATGA